From the genome of Desulfosoma sp.:
GCTCAAGGCTCTGACACCACACCATGGACAGTTTCCTTGGAACAAGAACCTCAGGCCGAAGGTGCCTTGCTGGCTATGAATCCTCAGACGGGACAAGTGGTGTGCATGGTCGGCGGGAAGGATTTTTCCAGGAGCCAATTCAACCGAGCGACACAAGCCTATCGGCAACCGGGATCGGCGTTTAAACCCATCATTTATGCCACAGCCTTGGAAAAAGGTTATACGGCGGCCTCCATGCTCATTGATTCACCCATCGTCAAAGAGGACCCGAGCTTGATTGGTCCGTGGAAACCCGCCAACTACGACAACGCTTTTTGGGGCCCCATCACGCTTCGTGACGCTTTGATTCATTCACGCAACGTTGTGGCCATCAAGCTCTTGGAAAATGTGGGCATTCATGATGTCCATGAAACTGCACGGCGCTTGGGGATACGTTCCCCACTCACCCCAACCCTGTCCCTAGCTTTGGGTTCTTCAGGGGTCAGTTTGTGGGAACTGGTCACTGCCTATTCGGCTTTTGCCGCTCAGGGCATGCGAGTGGAACCTTATTTGGTGGAAGCGGTCTACGACCGAGACGGCCGGCTTCTGGAAAAACACCAGGTCCGGCAGGAACGGGCCTTGTCGCCGCAAACGGCTTACATTCTCACGGATATTTTGCAGGGGGTGATCCGTGAAGGCACCGGGCGTTCTGTTCAGAGCATCAATAGACCTGCTGCGGGAAAAACAGGAACCACCAATGAACTGAAAGATGCATGGTTCGTGGGTTATACACCGGAGCTGTTGACCGGGGTGTGGGTGGGCCATGACGATCACCGCCTTTCTTTGGGACCCAAAGAAACCGGAGGCAGAGCCGCCGCGCCCATCTGGCTTTCTTTTATGCAGGAATATCTGCGAGACACGCCTGTGGAAAACTTTCTTGTTCCTGAAAACATCGTTTTTGCCAAAGTACCGAGAAGAAACGACGATTCTCAAGCCCCGGGAAACCGTGAGGCCTTTGCCGCCTTTGTCGAGGGCACGCAACCGTCGGTCTCCAGGGACATGTCATCGACGCAAGGGTCCTACGACGAGAAAGCCGGCGAAACCACTTCCGGTTCTTTCTTTAAATCCGATCTCTTTTGGGGCAACAATTAAAATCAACTATGTTGGAAAACCTTTCCCTGGAGTCTTTTTTCGCCCCGAGCGGCGTGCTTTCCAAAGCGTTGCCTCGCTATGAATCCAGACCCAGCCAGGTGGCTATGGCAGAAGCCGTATGGCAAAGCTTTATGGAGGGTGTTCCTTTGGTGGTGGAAGCCGGGACCGGTACCGGTAAAACCTTTGCGTACCTTATTCCGGCGCTTTTGAGCGGCCGCAAAACCGTGGTTTCCACAGCCACTAAATCTCTTCAAGACCAGATTTTGGACAAAGATGTTCCTCTTCTAAAGCGGCATTTTTTCCCAAAAGCCCGTGTGTGTTCCCTCAAAGGCCGCAAGAACTATCTGTGCCTTCGTCGGTTCAAAGAATTTGCTTACCAGCCGTCCTTTTTGAATCCTCAAGAAGCCAGCCTGTTCGGGGCCTTGCACCAATGGGCGGCTCAAACCAAAACCGGTGATCGCTCCGAACTGGATTGGCTTCCGGATCATTACCAAGCCTGGAACGAGATCACTTCAGGAGGGGAACAGTGCCTGAATCAGCAATGCCCTCATTACGCACAGTGCTTCGTTCAAAAAAGCCGGATGCAAGCGGCCAAAGCCGACCTTCTCATTGTCAACCATCACCTGTTTTTCGCCATGATGAACCTCGAAGAACGCGGTTCCGTGGATTTGCTCTCATCGTTTTCCGCTGTGATTTTTGATGAAGCCCATCATGTGGAAGATGTGGCTGCATTGTTTTTTGGACATGAATTTTCCAGCTGGACTATCACGGAATTCACTCGAGATCTCCTTCGAGCCGCCGCACATTCTAAAATCTCCACACAGCTTCGAAAGGAGGTCGCCTCGGCATGTGAGAGGCTCGCGCACCACACTAAGGAAATCGCCAAAAGCCTGAGTTCCGTCGCCACAAACCTCAATGTCCGACAGAGCCTCAATCTCTCCGATTCCAAGTCCGCTTTTCCAAAAAGTGCGGGGGCTCTTCGGGATGCTTTGGAAAATCTTGTCCCTCTGGTCCAGCAGCCAGCCAATGCATCCCCCCTTTGGGCT
Proteins encoded in this window:
- a CDS encoding ATP-dependent DNA helicase, whose translation is MLENLSLESFFAPSGVLSKALPRYESRPSQVAMAEAVWQSFMEGVPLVVEAGTGTGKTFAYLIPALLSGRKTVVSTATKSLQDQILDKDVPLLKRHFFPKARVCSLKGRKNYLCLRRFKEFAYQPSFLNPQEASLFGALHQWAAQTKTGDRSELDWLPDHYQAWNEITSGGEQCLNQQCPHYAQCFVQKSRMQAAKADLLIVNHHLFFAMMNLEERGSVDLLSSFSAVIFDEAHHVEDVAALFFGHEFSSWTITEFTRDLLRAAAHSKISTQLRKEVASACERLAHHTKEIAKSLSSVATNLNVRQSLNLSDSKSAFPKSAGALRDALENLVPLVQQPANASPLWASLESRCTALAWKLGQFLTQEDPGLVYWFEIYGHVSGFTLRATPLEVAPLLFEKVFSQKKNVVLTSATLATVENQHPNFRYARERLGVPEEARELFAPSPFDFENQAALYIPKPFPLPHEDRFCQAMAEEALKILQKTQGRALFLFTSYRNMHDTHDLLVDRIPFTLLCQGERPKRKLLSQFIEDTHSVLLATYSFWEGIDVPGPSLSCVLIDKLPFEAPNDPITASRVERLTLAGHNAFYRYQVPRAVLQLKQGFGRLIRTRRDKGILVLFDTRILNKPYGRIFLDSLPAMPLVHRLDAIPERLLSLEDANEATFRPSSLPF